A single Nitrospira sp. DNA region contains:
- a CDS encoding SUMF1/EgtB/PvdO family nonheme iron enzyme, which produces MKNMGIQFSLRADTRRAKEALVALLLLFSLMSVSAVEAAEGKRVALVVGIGTYDKLSPDKQLSNAVNDADGVSAKLGEIGFKVTKVPNVSRQVFNETWQTVLDSLKAEDTFLLFFSGHGVQIDGQNYLLPRDIPFIEYGRNEHLKREAISLNELLADLSTGDRPHPKSSVVILDACRDNPLIPPGYTKSALGGRGLAGLPESEGVFVMYAAKSNQTALDRLSPTDNAPYSVFTRTLLPLIGRTDLSIQELSDELKDQVYTLAKSAGRQQLPTSYNGIIGRFCLPGCKPTGGRTAGVGAVGDGASIASVTGIAAGTASISDGPKSITGKDGALMVLVPAGEFMMGSGPEGSSIKFSYERYERPAHPVYLDAYYIDQYEVTTAQYEKFFRATKRSRPKFWSDNVLPQHGKKPVVGVDWSDANAYCVWAGKRLPTEAEWEKSARGTDQRPYPWGEAVPTDYRANFEHCCDFKDYGAVTDVDSFEQDKSPYGVYNLAGNVSEWVADWFGEDFYRASPARNPKGPSSGDWRVIRGGSWFGGPVTVRSAYREMRVSSRRDNDIGFRCAQDLPQ; this is translated from the coding sequence ATGAAGAACATGGGGATCCAATTCTCGCTGAGAGCTGACACGCGGCGGGCGAAAGAGGCTCTCGTGGCACTCTTGCTGCTCTTTTCTCTTATGTCGGTGTCTGCGGTGGAGGCCGCCGAGGGCAAACGAGTCGCGTTGGTGGTGGGGATCGGGACGTATGACAAACTTTCTCCGGACAAACAGCTCTCGAATGCGGTCAATGATGCGGACGGGGTATCGGCCAAGCTGGGTGAGATCGGGTTTAAGGTTACGAAGGTTCCCAACGTGTCTCGGCAGGTTTTTAATGAGACATGGCAAACAGTGTTGGATAGCCTGAAGGCAGAGGACACGTTTTTGCTGTTCTTCTCCGGACATGGAGTGCAGATAGACGGGCAGAACTACCTGTTGCCGCGTGATATTCCATTCATCGAATATGGTCGGAATGAGCACCTAAAACGAGAAGCGATCAGCCTCAACGAACTGTTGGCCGACCTCTCGACTGGGGATCGGCCCCATCCCAAAAGTTCGGTCGTGATTCTCGATGCCTGCCGGGATAATCCCCTCATCCCGCCCGGTTACACGAAGAGTGCGTTAGGTGGGAGAGGACTGGCCGGGCTGCCCGAATCGGAAGGGGTTTTCGTCATGTATGCGGCAAAAAGCAATCAGACGGCCCTCGATCGGCTCTCCCCCACTGACAACGCTCCCTATTCTGTTTTTACGAGAACCCTGTTACCTCTCATCGGCCGCACGGACCTCAGCATTCAAGAACTGAGCGACGAACTGAAAGACCAGGTATATACACTTGCCAAGAGTGCTGGACGACAGCAACTGCCGACCTCCTACAATGGAATCATCGGACGATTCTGTCTTCCCGGTTGCAAGCCAACGGGGGGTAGGACAGCCGGGGTTGGTGCTGTGGGGGATGGAGCGAGCATTGCCTCGGTGACTGGCATAGCTGCTGGAACTGCGAGTATTTCCGATGGGCCCAAGTCGATCACCGGTAAAGATGGTGCGCTGATGGTGCTGGTACCGGCCGGTGAGTTCATGATGGGTAGTGGGCCGGAGGGCTCCTCTATCAAGTTCTCGTATGAGCGATATGAGCGACCAGCCCATCCGGTGTATCTTGATGCCTACTATATCGATCAATATGAAGTTACGACCGCGCAGTACGAGAAGTTCTTTCGTGCGACCAAGCGAAGTCGACCAAAGTTTTGGTCGGATAACGTGCTGCCACAACATGGAAAGAAGCCAGTGGTGGGCGTGGACTGGTCCGATGCAAACGCCTATTGTGTCTGGGCTGGGAAGCGCCTTCCTACGGAAGCCGAGTGGGAAAAATCAGCGAGGGGGACGGATCAACGTCCGTATCCCTGGGGAGAAGCTGTGCCAACAGACTACCGAGCCAACTTCGAGCATTGCTGCGATTTTAAGGACTATGGTGCGGTAACAGATGTGGACTCGTTTGAACAGGACAAGAGCCCGTATGGTGTGTACAATCTGGCCGGGAACGTCTCGGAATGGGTGGCCGACTGGTTCGGTGAGGACTTTTACCGTGCAAGTCCGGCACGCAATCCGAAGGGGCCGTCGAGCGGTGACTGGCGCGTGATCCGCGGTGGTTCCTGGTTCGGTGGACCGGTGACTGTCCGATCCGCCTACCGGGAAATGCGCGTATCGTCTAGGCGGGACAACGATATAGGGTTCCGTTGTGCCCAGGACCTTCCGCAATAA
- a CDS encoding DUF1353 domain-containing protein, translating into MVTRRHLFKLAMGFAATLPLGLVSVRRGTHAGISLAEEMSSPAKGTAIEDWMTAWMSVSKAPGGMLKISRFREPVYFLTAPISWTPNAGQERYSAVTVPQGFVTDFASIPRVFWSALRPDGEYAYAAVVHDYLYWTQTRSREEADNILKMVMEDFDVGAITVEAIYGAVRVGGKAAWNGNAEKRAEGEQRILTRYPQDPRTRWEDWKQRPGVFDP; encoded by the coding sequence ATGGTAACCCGACGGCATCTCTTCAAATTGGCAATGGGCTTCGCAGCCACCCTTCCCTTGGGGCTAGTCTCGGTCAGGCGGGGGACGCATGCCGGCATAAGCCTAGCCGAAGAGATGTCTTCTCCGGCGAAGGGTACTGCCATAGAAGACTGGATGACAGCATGGATGAGTGTGTCGAAGGCGCCGGGAGGAATGCTGAAGATCTCCAGATTTCGAGAGCCCGTCTATTTCCTCACCGCTCCGATCTCATGGACGCCCAATGCCGGGCAGGAGCGCTACAGCGCCGTGACCGTGCCGCAGGGGTTCGTGACCGATTTCGCAAGCATCCCCAGGGTCTTCTGGTCGGCCCTGCGCCCAGATGGTGAATATGCATACGCGGCAGTCGTGCATGACTACCTCTATTGGACGCAGACCCGTTCGCGCGAAGAGGCTGACAACATCCTCAAGATGGTTATGGAAGATTTTGACGTGGGGGCGATCACAGTTGAAGCCATCTATGGAGCCGTTCGTGTCGGTGGAAAGGCGGCGTGGAACGGCAACGCTGAAAAGAGGGCTGAAGGAGAACAACGTATTCTCACTCGATACCCTCAGGATCCTCGCACGAGGTGGGAAGACTGGAAACAACGTCCCGGGGTGTTTGATCCGTGA
- a CDS encoding RiPP maturation radical SAM C-methyltransferase: protein MSDRAQVALVNMPFSFSRYPSIQLGTLSALLKSQGIAVDCHHLNVRFAHKIGIPLYESICEKRALFGEWLFSYLLFRDNPQRAEYPRLFKPVFEQIARESGQPVSFFEDMAMRTAPQFLTAAMAGIDWGQYKVVGFTSTFDQNVASLTMAKLIKDLYPDVKIVFGGANFDGEMGLEYFRAFPFIDYVVVGEGEVTFPALVDYVLRGASGPCPKGVIHREQGEVRLEPNTALFTGFSETGPPDYDDYYHLLAELGTEASRGLDRILLYEGSRGCWWGEKHHCTFCGLNAQSMKFRAKSPDQVAREMAYLSSRYDTTRFRLVDNIIDMKYVDNLFGRFAAEHCDLDVFIETKSNLQKSQIRTLAVGGVKCMQPGLESLSLSQLKAMDKGVTPMQNIVCLKWSCYYRVAVSWNILLGFPGETNEDYRRQIDLLPSLFHLQAPEATGKFWLQRFSPYFTKPHEYGVRITGPGMAYEYVYDAARVDLHKIAYDFEYELDDWPVDPHVYQELVGLVEEWQRRARSNDRPFLYYSKAMEYVTIYDGRDPQMPTRQRYDWPAAGIIEVCNEAAKNRDQIRAALADAKRERPFSEDDLTEALSILTSRRILYEERGKYFTLAIPEHPYY from the coding sequence ATGAGTGACAGGGCTCAGGTCGCGCTGGTCAACATGCCATTCAGTTTTTCGAGGTACCCGTCTATTCAGTTGGGCACCCTCTCGGCGTTGTTGAAGTCACAGGGCATCGCCGTCGATTGTCATCATCTCAATGTGCGGTTCGCGCATAAAATCGGCATTCCCCTCTACGAATCGATTTGTGAGAAGCGGGCGTTATTCGGCGAATGGCTCTTCTCCTACCTGCTCTTCCGTGACAATCCCCAGCGTGCTGAGTACCCGCGCCTGTTCAAGCCGGTGTTTGAGCAGATTGCTCGAGAAAGCGGGCAGCCGGTCTCGTTTTTTGAGGACATGGCCATGCGCACCGCTCCGCAATTTTTGACCGCCGCCATGGCCGGGATTGATTGGGGCCAGTACAAGGTCGTCGGATTCACGTCCACGTTTGATCAAAATGTGGCTAGCTTGACGATGGCCAAGCTGATCAAGGATTTGTACCCCGACGTGAAGATTGTATTCGGTGGCGCCAATTTCGACGGCGAAATGGGGTTGGAATATTTCCGTGCGTTCCCGTTCATCGACTATGTCGTCGTCGGCGAAGGAGAGGTCACGTTCCCGGCGTTGGTCGACTACGTATTGCGTGGGGCAAGCGGGCCCTGCCCGAAAGGCGTCATCCACCGAGAACAGGGCGAAGTCCGACTCGAGCCGAATACGGCTCTCTTCACTGGGTTTTCGGAAACCGGCCCGCCTGACTATGACGATTACTATCACCTCTTGGCCGAGCTCGGCACCGAAGCCTCCCGTGGACTGGACCGCATTCTGTTATACGAAGGATCCCGCGGCTGCTGGTGGGGTGAGAAGCACCATTGCACCTTCTGCGGGCTGAATGCGCAGAGTATGAAGTTCAGGGCGAAATCACCGGACCAGGTTGCGCGGGAGATGGCATACCTCTCAAGCCGCTACGATACGACTCGCTTCCGTTTGGTGGATAACATCATCGACATGAAATATGTCGACAATCTGTTCGGCCGGTTCGCTGCCGAGCACTGTGATCTCGACGTATTTATCGAGACGAAGAGCAATCTGCAAAAGAGCCAGATCCGGACGTTGGCCGTCGGCGGCGTGAAGTGTATGCAGCCTGGTTTGGAAAGCCTGAGTCTCTCGCAGCTTAAAGCGATGGACAAGGGCGTGACGCCCATGCAGAACATCGTTTGTCTCAAGTGGAGTTGTTATTACCGGGTGGCGGTCTCCTGGAATATTCTGCTTGGCTTTCCCGGCGAAACCAACGAAGATTATCGCCGGCAGATCGATCTCCTGCCGTCCCTGTTCCATTTACAAGCCCCGGAGGCGACCGGGAAATTCTGGTTGCAACGGTTCAGCCCCTACTTTACGAAGCCGCATGAATACGGCGTGCGCATCACCGGTCCAGGGATGGCCTACGAGTATGTGTACGATGCGGCACGCGTCGATCTGCACAAGATCGCCTACGATTTCGAGTATGAACTCGATGATTGGCCGGTGGATCCGCATGTCTATCAGGAGTTGGTCGGCTTGGTGGAAGAATGGCAGCGGCGGGCGCGCAGCAACGATCGCCCGTTCTTATATTACTCCAAGGCGATGGAGTACGTGACGATCTATGACGGGCGCGACCCTCAGATGCCGACGAGGCAACGGTACGACTGGCCTGCGGCAGGCATTATCGAGGTCTGCAATGAGGCGGCAAAGAACCGCGATCAGATTCGCGCGGCACTGGCCGACGCGAAGCGTGAGCGTCCCTTCTCGGAAGACGACCTGACCGAGGCGCTGAGCATTCTGACAAGTCGTCGCATTCTCTATGAAGAGCGCGGGAAGTATTTCACATTGGCGATTCCCGAGCACCCCTACTACTAG
- a CDS encoding 4a-hydroxytetrahydrobiopterin dehydratase → MSLADNKCIPCRGGVPPLPAERMQALLTELGRGWALSKEGHLERLYTFKDFAQSLAFANKVGAVAEAEGHHPDLYVAWGKCKVEIWTHKINGLTESDFYLAAKADREFEPFRAVAG, encoded by the coding sequence ATGAGTTTAGCCGACAATAAGTGTATCCCCTGCCGGGGCGGAGTCCCTCCCCTCCCCGCCGAACGTATGCAGGCGCTGTTGACGGAGCTCGGACGAGGGTGGGCCTTGAGCAAGGAAGGACATCTTGAACGACTCTATACGTTCAAGGATTTTGCGCAGTCGCTCGCGTTTGCCAACAAGGTCGGAGCGGTGGCCGAGGCGGAAGGCCATCATCCGGATCTGTACGTGGCTTGGGGCAAGTGCAAGGTGGAAATTTGGACGCACAAGATCAACGGCCTCACGGAGAGTGATTTTTATCTGGCAGCAAAGGCCGATCGTGAGTTCGAACCCTTTCGGGCCGTTGCGGGGTGA
- a CDS encoding CBS domain-containing protein yields MLVQDVMSTGVVTARRNDSVRAVVTKMLSRHCGAIPVVEDGEVLIGMVTLRDVLIPLYPNYGEYIHDNVHSRDFVEMEEGYADVLSQRVEEVMSVNPLTVSPRTPVLEAASYMGVKNFRRMPVVEKQALVGMVSVGDINRGLFFERGHAAMSQYRIAEPSGR; encoded by the coding sequence ATGCTTGTGCAAGATGTCATGTCTACCGGTGTCGTGACGGCCAGGAGAAATGACTCTGTCCGTGCTGTTGTGACCAAGATGCTCAGCCGCCATTGTGGGGCCATCCCCGTGGTGGAGGACGGCGAGGTGTTGATCGGCATGGTGACGTTGCGTGATGTGCTCATCCCTCTCTACCCCAACTACGGCGAATATATTCACGACAACGTGCACAGTCGAGACTTTGTCGAGATGGAGGAGGGGTATGCGGATGTGCTCTCTCAGCGTGTTGAAGAAGTGATGAGTGTGAATCCGCTCACGGTATCTCCGCGCACTCCGGTGTTGGAGGCGGCCTCCTACATGGGCGTGAAGAATTTTCGTCGCATGCCGGTGGTCGAGAAGCAAGCGCTGGTCGGGATGGTCAGCGTGGGGGATATCAATCGCGGTCTGTTTTTCGAGCGTGGACATGCGGCGATGAGCCAGTACCGGATTGCAGAACCATCCGGACGGTAA
- a CDS encoding mechanosensitive ion channel — translation MPVLDLFVRGDFIDPATLVGAAFYAFLFILVAWFLARLVRVGVRRVAYLLNDQAACTLLTRLGQVVVYALAVILYFNAIPQLHSVGTALLASAGVASVLFGLAAQTTLSNLVSGFALLFYQPFEVGDRVQLSAPTGLETGVIDEMTMGYILVKTPDDRQIVVPNSVASQQVVVKLRAS, via the coding sequence ATGCCTGTTTTGGATTTGTTTGTCCGAGGGGATTTCATTGATCCGGCCACCCTCGTCGGTGCGGCCTTTTATGCGTTTCTGTTCATCCTGGTGGCTTGGTTTCTGGCGCGTCTGGTGCGAGTGGGCGTGCGGCGGGTCGCCTATCTGCTCAACGATCAGGCCGCGTGCACGCTCCTGACCAGGCTGGGGCAAGTCGTGGTCTATGCCCTGGCGGTGATCCTCTATTTCAACGCCATTCCGCAACTCCATTCTGTGGGTACGGCATTGCTGGCAAGCGCCGGCGTCGCGTCGGTTCTGTTCGGACTGGCGGCGCAGACGACCCTGAGCAATTTGGTCTCAGGCTTCGCGCTCTTGTTCTACCAGCCGTTCGAAGTGGGTGATCGCGTGCAGCTATCCGCCCCGACCGGTCTTGAAACCGGCGTGATCGATGAGATGACGATGGGGTATATCCTGGTCAAGACGCCGGACGACCGGCAAATCGTCGTGCCGAACAGCGTGGCCTCGCAGCAGGTCGTGGTGAAGCTCCGTGCGTCTTGA
- a CDS encoding DUF4412 domain-containing protein, translating to MSRRAVLLSLMGSMLLAGVAAAGEFEGIIVLNETSGGETVQQQWLLKGQALRFEETGPDAGRSAMIFDAKQQKLYSLRHDEKLYLELSTANTSHAQPQTFDDIVITRTGKRETAAGYVCEVYHTKDRTDGSSGEFCMAKEIGSAALLGMTSAQAGGASLWPGWMREMFKDGGFPIKGVDRDGYGREEARWEAVTIEQRPLADRLFVPPPDYEKQEMAVVRPE from the coding sequence ATGTCGCGGCGTGCCGTTTTGTTGAGTCTCATGGGCAGCATGCTGCTGGCCGGCGTCGCGGCGGCCGGCGAGTTCGAAGGCATCATCGTCCTGAATGAAACGAGCGGGGGCGAGACGGTGCAGCAGCAATGGCTGCTCAAAGGCCAGGCGCTGCGTTTTGAGGAAACCGGTCCCGATGCCGGGAGAAGCGCCATGATTTTCGACGCCAAGCAGCAGAAGCTGTACAGCCTTCGCCATGACGAAAAACTCTACCTGGAGCTCTCCACGGCGAACACGTCACACGCCCAGCCGCAGACGTTCGACGACATCGTGATTACCAGAACCGGAAAGCGTGAGACGGCGGCCGGATATGTCTGCGAGGTCTATCACACGAAGGATAGGACCGACGGCAGCAGCGGCGAATTCTGCATGGCGAAAGAGATCGGCAGTGCCGCGTTGCTCGGCATGACGAGTGCGCAAGCCGGCGGCGCCTCCTTATGGCCGGGATGGATGCGTGAGATGTTCAAGGACGGCGGCTTCCCGATCAAGGGCGTGGATCGGGACGGTTACGGCCGGGAAGAGGCGCGCTGGGAGGCGGTGACCATCGAACAGCGGCCCTTGGCGGATCGGTTGTTTGTCCCTCCTCCTGATTACGAGAAGCAGGAGATGGCGGTTGTCAGGCCTGAGTGA
- a CDS encoding DUF4412 domain-containing protein, translating into MRKRWPLVVVGFVLALTPLASYAGDFEGVLHMNANHAGTGSATSMDWYLKGEKARMEMSRKEGQKQVLIFDGKTRTMQMAMPGQNTYMEMSLEGERGEHLREAFDRQTVERTGKTEKLAGYTCEVWRISDKDDRRLKSEICVAKGFGKAATFWVDPKEVRRSSQPSWVKQLIEEGGFGLRSIQYDETGKETTRMEVTSIEKKSLDQGLFAFPSDWTKRDLSAIQEGMKAMRDPKGQGGADMSTMIEDMKKRRAERRKAREAPGEDEPQQDLKEMMKQLGEAMKKQQQQQGGQ; encoded by the coding sequence ATGCGAAAGAGGTGGCCTCTCGTCGTCGTTGGTTTCGTGCTTGCCCTCACTCCCCTGGCGAGCTACGCGGGAGACTTTGAAGGGGTGTTGCACATGAACGCGAACCATGCAGGGACCGGATCAGCGACCTCCATGGATTGGTACCTCAAGGGCGAGAAGGCGCGGATGGAGATGTCTCGAAAAGAAGGCCAGAAGCAGGTGTTGATCTTCGACGGGAAGACCAGGACGATGCAGATGGCGATGCCGGGCCAGAATACGTACATGGAAATGAGTTTGGAAGGGGAACGTGGGGAACACCTGCGGGAAGCATTTGATCGTCAGACCGTCGAGCGCACCGGCAAGACGGAGAAACTTGCGGGGTACACCTGCGAGGTGTGGCGGATTTCGGATAAAGACGATCGTCGCCTGAAAAGTGAAATCTGTGTGGCGAAAGGATTCGGAAAAGCCGCCACCTTCTGGGTTGATCCCAAGGAGGTGCGACGATCTTCGCAGCCCAGTTGGGTCAAGCAATTGATTGAAGAGGGCGGGTTCGGTCTGCGGAGCATCCAGTACGATGAGACCGGGAAGGAAACGACCCGCATGGAAGTGACTAGTATTGAGAAGAAAAGTTTGGATCAGGGGTTGTTCGCGTTCCCGTCCGATTGGACCAAGCGGGATTTGTCGGCCATCCAAGAGGGGATGAAGGCCATGCGCGACCCGAAGGGGCAGGGCGGCGCCGATATGTCCACGATGATCGAGGACATGAAGAAGCGGCGGGCTGAGCGTAGAAAAGCGAGGGAGGCTCCTGGAGAGGACGAGCCGCAACAGGATCTTAAGGAAATGATGAAACAGCTGGGAGAGGCCATGAAGAAGCAGCAACAACAGCAGGGCGGGCAATAA
- a CDS encoding polyphosphate kinase 2 family protein, giving the protein MDKYRIKPGCRPALQRVDPDDTGAYKKNDAGKAKAKAAAAKFIAQLDQLQERLYANKTRALLIILQGMDTSGKDGTIKHVMSGVNPQGCRVASFKAPSEKELEQDFLWRIHQEVPPKGYIGIFNRSQYEDVLITRVHGLVSKKVVTQRFNQINEFEELLVENGTAIIKLFLHISKDEQKERLTERIRDPEKRWKFSEGDVEERKMWDDYMTAFEDVMAATSTERAPWYIVPANRKWYRNLVVAELVVHALTAMKLTTPPAPKGVKFERLKIV; this is encoded by the coding sequence ATGGACAAGTATCGCATCAAGCCCGGTTGCCGCCCCGCGCTCCAGCGGGTCGATCCCGATGACACCGGGGCCTATAAAAAGAATGACGCGGGGAAGGCCAAGGCCAAAGCGGCGGCGGCCAAATTCATCGCGCAGCTCGATCAGTTGCAGGAACGACTCTACGCCAACAAGACGCGAGCGTTGCTGATCATTCTCCAAGGCATGGACACGAGCGGGAAGGACGGCACGATCAAGCATGTCATGTCCGGCGTGAATCCGCAGGGATGCCGCGTGGCGTCCTTTAAGGCGCCAAGCGAGAAAGAACTCGAACAGGATTTTCTGTGGCGCATTCACCAGGAAGTGCCGCCCAAAGGGTACATCGGAATTTTCAACCGGTCGCAGTATGAAGACGTATTGATCACGCGCGTGCATGGCTTGGTCTCGAAGAAAGTGGTCACACAGCGATTCAATCAGATCAACGAATTCGAAGAGTTGTTGGTCGAGAACGGCACGGCGATCATCAAACTGTTCCTGCACATTTCCAAAGATGAGCAAAAGGAGCGTCTCACGGAACGCATCCGTGATCCGGAGAAGCGCTGGAAATTCAGCGAGGGTGATGTGGAAGAACGGAAAATGTGGGACGATTATATGACGGCGTTTGAGGACGTCATGGCGGCGACCAGCACCGAGCGGGCTCCCTGGTACATCGTGCCGGCCAATCGCAAATGGTATCGCAATCTAGTGGTGGCAGAGCTGGTGGTACACGCGCTTACTGCCATGAAGCTCACCACCCCTCCGGCCCCCAAAGGGGTCAAATTCGAGCGGTTGAAGATTGTGTAG
- a CDS encoding macro domain-containing protein, whose protein sequence is MLKEVTGDILLSTAGAIAHGIAPHDNFKQGLALSLREQWPGMYKDFRHYCQTYNPKTGGAWSWKGPNSPVIINLFTQEPPAGDQDRPGKATLPNVNHALQALKKELQEHQVKSLALPRLATGVGGLEWEKVYPLLQQVLKDLNIPVYVYGMYKKGVAAQEA, encoded by the coding sequence ATGCTCAAGGAAGTGACCGGAGACATCCTGTTATCCACCGCCGGTGCAATCGCGCATGGGATTGCACCACACGATAATTTCAAGCAGGGCTTGGCGTTGTCCTTACGTGAGCAGTGGCCGGGGATGTATAAGGATTTCCGTCATTACTGCCAGACGTACAATCCGAAAACAGGCGGCGCCTGGTCATGGAAGGGTCCGAACTCGCCCGTCATCATCAACCTTTTTACGCAAGAGCCGCCCGCCGGTGACCAGGATCGTCCCGGCAAAGCCACCTTGCCCAACGTCAATCATGCACTGCAGGCGCTGAAAAAGGAACTGCAGGAACATCAGGTGAAGAGCCTGGCGCTGCCTCGACTGGCCACGGGAGTAGGCGGGCTGGAATGGGAGAAGGTCTATCCGCTCCTCCAGCAGGTGTTGAAGGACCTGAATATTCCCGTCTACGTCTATGGGATGTACAAGAAAGGCGTAGCCGCGCAAGAAGCCTAG
- the otsB gene encoding trehalose-phosphatase, which yields MRDLLSAPGKRLLDRLAGQAGALFAFDFDGTLARIVQDRHGAGLSEPTRQALHALAVVAPTAVISGRSLEDLRPRVDGIPTHLIGNHGLEGLHASERVMQQAMDCCRAWLKMVAKAERELTRAGVVVEDKMYSLTFHYRQACSPPAAREAIFHTVSTLSPVPRLVMGKAVVNAIPSGNLHKGTAMLELMHQLQSSAALYVGDDDTDEDVFSLPDERIVSVRVGKKATTAAQWYLTRQSQIGQLLQYLTEARARAVSA from the coding sequence ATGCGCGACCTGCTCAGTGCTCCAGGCAAGCGTCTGCTCGACCGTCTGGCCGGTCAGGCCGGAGCCCTGTTTGCCTTCGATTTCGACGGGACGCTGGCGCGTATCGTTCAGGACCGGCATGGTGCCGGCCTCTCGGAACCGACGCGACAGGCCCTGCATGCCCTGGCGGTGGTTGCGCCGACCGCGGTCATTTCCGGGCGATCACTCGAAGACCTGCGTCCCCGAGTGGACGGCATCCCCACTCACCTGATCGGCAATCATGGGTTGGAGGGTTTGCATGCATCGGAGCGGGTCATGCAACAGGCCATGGACTGTTGCCGCGCCTGGCTCAAGATGGTCGCCAAAGCCGAACGCGAACTGACGCGAGCCGGCGTGGTGGTCGAGGATAAAATGTATTCTCTGACCTTCCACTATCGACAGGCCTGTTCGCCGCCGGCTGCGCGGGAAGCCATCTTTCATACGGTTTCCACGCTCAGCCCGGTCCCGCGGCTTGTGATGGGAAAGGCCGTCGTGAATGCCATTCCTTCCGGCAATCTGCATAAGGGGACAGCCATGTTGGAGTTGATGCATCAACTCCAGAGTTCTGCGGCGTTGTATGTGGGGGACGATGATACCGACGAAGATGTCTTTTCGTTGCCGGATGAGCGCATTGTCTCGGTGCGTGTGGGGAAAAAGGCGACGACTGCCGCGCAATGGTATCTCACGCGGCAGTCGCAGATCGGTCAATTACTGCAGTATCTCACCGAGGCGCGCGCCAGGGCGGTGTCGGCCTAG